AGTTCCCCTATCTGACCGGTGAGGCCGCGGAGTACGTCGTCTCACTCGACCCGAAGGCGGTGGGGACGGAGGGGGCGAGTGTCGGCGGCTGGTACGACGAGGTGCCCGCCCACGGCCCGTCGACTGACGTCCACCCGGCCGACTCGCATCTCCCACTGCTCGAGAACGACGTCTTCCCCATCGAGGAGTTGCGGAACCTCGACCAGGTACTCGACGGTGCGGACAGTCGACGCGCGGACTTCTTTTTCCCCCCACTCAACGTCCAGGGGACGGGCGGGTGCTCGGTCCGCGCCTTCGCGCTGGTGTAGTCTGTCGGGAACGAGTTCACGCCGTCCTGTCGCATCGCCGCCCCGTCTCCACGGTCGACTGCACGCTTCCGTACTGTTGGCGACGGCCAGCCGGACGGAACCCGAGTGAGAAGGAGAAGCGGCTACTGGACGAGTTCGACGGCCGTCGTCACTGCATCGACCATGCTCTGTTCGGAGGCGACCCCCTCGCCGGCGATGTCGAACGCTGTGCCGTGGTCGACGCTCGTGCGAACGATGGGGAGCCCGATGGTGACGTTCACGCCGCTCACCGCGTCGTCGGTGCCGGTGAAGCCGAGCATCTTGATAGGGATGTGACCCTGGTCGTGATACATGGAGACGACGCAGTCGAACTCGCCCGCCGCGGCCCGGACGTAGACCGTGTCCGGCGAGTGCGGACCCGTCACGTTTACACCGGTCTCGGCGACCCGGGCGACGGCTGGTTCGATGACCGCGGATTCCTCGTCACCGAGCAGTCCGCCATCGCTCGCGTGCGGATTCAACCCGGCGACGGCAATGGACGGGTCGTCGATGCCCAGGTCGCGTAACGCGTCGTCCGTGACGCTGATCGTCGACGCGACGTCGTCGACCTCGAGGTCGCAGGCCTCCCGCAGCGGGATGTGGGTACTGACGTGTGTCACCGTCAGGTCGTCCTCGATGAGCATCATCGAGTAGTCCTCGGTGTCGGTGTAGTCCGCGAGCATCCCCGTGTGGCCCGCGTACTCGCTTCCGGCCATCCGGGTCGCCTGTTTGTTGATGGGTGCGGTCGTTATCGCATCGATTGCACCGGCCTGTGCGAGTTCGATGGCTCGCTGGACGTATTCGAGGCTCGCCGCGCCGTTCGCCTGGGAGAGCTCACCATACTGGTGGTCGGAGACGTTGCCGAGGTCGACCACTGGCAGCACCTCGGGGTCGGCGCTCGCCTCGGTCGGTGAGTCGACACGGCGAACAGTCAGCTCTGGGGCGAACCGGTCTGCTGCGTCTGCCAGCACGGACGCGTCACCGATGACGACCACCGCTGCGGTCTCGACCAGCGTCGGATACGCCTTGACGATGACTTCGCCCCCGATTCCCGCGGGGTCTCCCATGGTAATGCCGATAGTCGGCAATCTAGCGCTCATCGGGCAGACCGAGACGAGCGAGGGACTTAATTATTGCCTGGTCGTCGCCGAACCCGCCCGCTTTCGTGACGGCCGCCACCCCGTCCGCGACGCCCCCGTCGACAGTCGAGAGCGGTATCCCCGGTGCGACCGCTTCACCGGCCATGCGGAGCGCCGTCGCGTCGAGGCGGTCGAGGACCGCCCGAGCGGTCGCCCCACCGGTGAGAAAGAGGTTCGACGGCCGGTCCTCCCGAACGACCTCGGCGGCACCGGTCGCGAGCGCGTCCGTGACCCGCCGCCGAACCGTCGGTCCGTCGACGCCCGCCCGCTCGCCGGCAGCCATCGCCCGGTCGACGTCGCTGCGTGCGTCGGCACTGTGGAGGAGCACGCCCCCGTGGTTCTCGACGACGGCGCTCCCACGAGCGGCGAGGTCGGCCCCTGCGGTCGACGGGTCGGTGACCGCCTCCTCGAGGTCGAGGTGCTGGTGGAGCGCTTCCGATACCGCTCCGAGCTGTTCGAGCGTCTCGGGTGCGACACTGCCCGAGACGCCCACCACCGTCCGCGACTCGTCGACGTCGAGCCCTGCGCCAGCGGGTGTCCCCGGCACGGTGACGTGGTGTGCGAGGCCACCGCTGCCGACGTACAGACAGCGCGCCGAGTGGTCGTGGGCTGCCGCGGCGACTGTCGCGAGATGACCGTCCGTCACGGCGTCGCAGGTGACGATGACCGGCTCGTCTGTCGCGCACAGCGACTCGAACGCGTCACGGACAGCAGTCACGCCGCGCGCGACGGTCCCGACACCGATTCGTTCGACGGGATAGTCACTCGACGCGAAGCACTCGGGGAGCGAGTCGTGTGTCGGCGGTCGTTCCTCGTCTGCTCCCGGCGGCGACTCCGTCACCAACTGCCCGTCGACGAGGTGGTACCCACACGCCGTCAGTCGCCCGTTGGCGGGAAACGCCGGCGCGACGACGACGAGGTCTGGGTCGACCGCTCGGGTCGCCGCGTCGACCTCCCTGCGGACGTTGCCACGGAGGGTCGAATCGACCTTCTTGAACACGACGGCGGGGTTGGCCGTCTCGAGCACCGACCGGACGCGGTCAGCGGCGACAGCGGGTGGCGCGTAGCGCGACTCGGTGTTGTACACGGCGACGTCACCCTGCGGCGTCGTGTCGGTCTGTGGGGAGAGGACGACTCGGGTGTCGTAGCCGCGTGTCGCGAACTCGTGACCGGTGTCACAGCTCCCGGTCAGGTCGTCAGCGACGACGATACACTGGGTCACAGGCGACCCTCCCGGTCCGTTTCACATCGCGCACGCTGGACGATATCGTGGCCGTTCATGCTTGCCCTTGTGAGACACGGTGTAAAGAAACGTTCGCCCGGTCTCCGCCTCGTCTTCGAGGGGCAAAACATAAGCACCTCATCTGCATTGAGTCGCGTATCCATGGAGTTCGAGTTTCCCGGTCGTGACCGGCTAGAGTCGACCAACGACGTCGAACTGTCCGACCTCCCCCGTGCGTACCGTGTCAGTCGCGTCCGCGACCATCCCACTGTCTCGGACGTCACGGCAGCCACGACCGGTGCGGTAGACGACATCGCGGCACTCGACGAACTCGAGTCGGGGAGTACGGTCGGCATCACGGCCGGGAGTCGAGGCATCGAGGACCTGCCGGCGGTCCTCGAAGCTATCGTCTCGGAACTCCAGTCACGCGGGCTCGAGCCGTTCGTCTTCCCCGCGATGGGGAGTCACGGGGGAGCGACTCCGGAGGGACAGCGCGAGACGCTCGCGACGCTCGGAATCACGCCGGAGCGACTCGGCTGTGAGATTCGGTCGTCACTCGCCGTCGACCAGGTGGGCAGCGACTCGACCGGCCGACCGGTGTACGCTGCCGAAGATGCACTGGAGGCCGACGCCGTCCTGCTCGTCAACCGGGTCAAACTCCACACGGACTTCGAGGGAGACGTCGAGAGCGGGCTCTGCAAGATGGCCGTCGTCGGCCTCGGCAAACAACGCGGTGCCGACAACATGCACAACGCCGCACTCGACCGGGGGTTCGCAGAGGTCATCCCGGAGTGGGCTGGAATCCTCATCGAGGAGACGCCCATCGTCGGCGGTGTCGGTCTCATCGAGAACGCCGAGGAGCGGGCGGCCGCCATCGAGGGGGTTCCCGCCGCGGACATCCTCGACGTGGAACCGGACCTGTTGGCGCGCTCGAAGGAACTGTTCCCCGAACTGCCGGTCGACGACCTCGACCTGCTCGTCGTCGACGAGATGGGCAAAGAGGTCAGCGGGACCGGCCTCGATACCAACGTCATCGGCCG
This is a stretch of genomic DNA from Salinigranum halophilum. It encodes these proteins:
- the pdxA gene encoding 4-hydroxythreonine-4-phosphate dehydrogenase PdxA, with protein sequence MSARLPTIGITMGDPAGIGGEVIVKAYPTLVETAAVVVIGDASVLADAADRFAPELTVRRVDSPTEASADPEVLPVVDLGNVSDHQYGELSQANGAASLEYVQRAIELAQAGAIDAITTAPINKQATRMAGSEYAGHTGMLADYTDTEDYSMMLIEDDLTVTHVSTHIPLREACDLEVDDVASTISVTDDALRDLGIDDPSIAVAGLNPHASDGGLLGDEESAVIEPAVARVAETGVNVTGPHSPDTVYVRAAAGEFDCVVSMYHDQGHIPIKMLGFTGTDDAVSGVNVTIGLPIVRTSVDHGTAFDIAGEGVASEQSMVDAVTTAVELVQ
- a CDS encoding four-carbon acid sugar kinase family protein, which gives rise to MTQCIVVADDLTGSCDTGHEFATRGYDTRVVLSPQTDTTPQGDVAVYNTESRYAPPAVAADRVRSVLETANPAVVFKKVDSTLRGNVRREVDAATRAVDPDLVVVAPAFPANGRLTACGYHLVDGQLVTESPPGADEERPPTHDSLPECFASSDYPVERIGVGTVARGVTAVRDAFESLCATDEPVIVTCDAVTDGHLATVAAAAHDHSARCLYVGSGGLAHHVTVPGTPAGAGLDVDESRTVVGVSGSVAPETLEQLGAVSEALHQHLDLEEAVTDPSTAGADLAARGSAVVENHGGVLLHSADARSDVDRAMAAGERAGVDGPTVRRRVTDALATGAAEVVREDRPSNLFLTGGATARAVLDRLDATALRMAGEAVAPGIPLSTVDGGVADGVAAVTKAGGFGDDQAIIKSLARLGLPDER
- a CDS encoding DUF362 domain-containing protein, with the translated sequence MEFEFPGRDRLESTNDVELSDLPRAYRVSRVRDHPTVSDVTAATTGAVDDIAALDELESGSTVGITAGSRGIEDLPAVLEAIVSELQSRGLEPFVFPAMGSHGGATPEGQRETLATLGITPERLGCEIRSSLAVDQVGSDSTGRPVYAAEDALEADAVLLVNRVKLHTDFEGDVESGLCKMAVVGLGKQRGADNMHNAALDRGFAEVIPEWAGILIEETPIVGGVGLIENAEERAAAIEGVPAADILDVEPDLLARSKELFPELPVDDLDLLVVDEMGKEVSGTGLDTNVIGRVNFLGQVELDTPALSRVYVRSLTPASHGNALGMGLADLVHRDVAAAVDFDDTYVNIVTSGEPSRAKLPFVVPSDATAFVLSASMTGVASASELRIARIENTLAPEELWVSKPVAEELADRDDVHVHEDQPWAFDEHGELAMPLE